Proteins found in one Lepeophtheirus salmonis chromosome 9, UVic_Lsal_1.4, whole genome shotgun sequence genomic segment:
- the LOC121123957 gene encoding low choriolytic enzyme yields the protein MMLLTIIGTLLLTFHDVYSSIEQGECRIVYDKFYKQEMASRNFIAGEKWPNNEVPYEISSGYSSSDVDVIKSAMKEIGNKTCVKWVPRSGEKNYVLINPQQRGCSAVLGYNRNRGVHNLNLQRNDGSTTCMIMGIAAHEMLHILGFAHEQTRPDRDQFVQIFWSRIKRNYISNYFRAIDINATDIPPVCDSTSTQASFDNCYSGYKARTFGLSYDYGSIMHYGLNYFTSTGQDTMGILKTVPVGAVIGNRNGMTKLDALKVQARYDCNEDPETKTTRKPSVECKDLYIQCPLYKKYCESHQSIKDGCKVSCGECTECYDKYSNCPVLGYLCGEDDTITKDCKLTCRLC from the exons ATGATGCTACTAACAATTATTGGTACTCTACTCCTGACTTTCCATGATGTTTATTCAAGCA TCGAGCAGGGTGAATGTCGCATTGTTTATGATAAGTTTTACAAACAGGAAATGGCTTCAAGAAATTTTATAGCAGGGGAAAAGTGGCCCAACAATGAAGTTCCTTACGAAATCAGTTCTGGGTACAGCAGTTCTGATGTGGATGTGATTAAATCGGCAATGAAGGAAATCGGGAATAAAACTTGTGTAAAATGGGTTCCACGCtcaggagaaaaaaattatgttcttatCAACCCACAACAAAGAGGATGCTCGGCAGTCTTAGGCTACAACCGTAATCGTGGAGTGCATAACTTGAATTTACAAAGGAATGACGGATCTACCACATGCATG ATCATGGGTATTGCTGCCCACGAAATGCTCCATATTTTAGGATTTGCTCACGAACAAACAAGACCCGATCGAGATCAATTTGTCCAAATTTTTTGGTCGAGAATTAAACGgaattatatatctaattattttagaGCCATTGATATTAATGCGACAGACATACCTCCAGTATGTGATTCTACGTCTACACAAGCTTCATTTGACAATTGCTACTCGGGTTACAAAGCGCGAACGTTTGGATTGAGTTATGACTATGGATCTATCATGCACTATGGATTAAACTA TTTTACATCCACCGGCCAAGATACAATGGGAATTCTTAAAACTGTACCCGTTGGTGCTGTTATTGGTAATAGAAATGGTATGACAAAGTTAGATGCACTTAAAGTACAAGCTCGTTATGACTGTAACGAGGACCCAGAAACAAAAACGACGAGGAAGCCAAGTGTTG AATGTAAGGATTTGTATATACAGTGtcctttatacaaaaaatattgcgaAAGCCATCAATCTATCAAAGATGGTTGTAAGGTTTCTTGTGGCGAATGCACAG AATGTTATGACAAGTATTCAAATTGCCCTGTTCTTGGCTATCTTTGTGGTGAAGATGATACCATTACAAAAGACTGTAAATTAACTTGTAGATTAT gtTAA